One region of Litorilinea aerophila genomic DNA includes:
- the rplK gene encoding 50S ribosomal protein L11: MAKKLKAVVKLQLPAGKANPAPPVGTALGPHGVNIMGFCKEYNARTQQMIGQVIPVEISIYTDGSFTFITKTPPATDLIKKAAGLDKGSPEPNKTKVGKLTRQQVREIAEVKLKDLPGVSLESAMRMIEGTARSMGVTIQD, from the coding sequence ATGGCAAAGAAACTGAAAGCGGTTGTTAAGCTGCAACTTCCGGCCGGCAAGGCTAACCCGGCCCCGCCCGTGGGTACGGCCCTGGGTCCCCATGGCGTCAACATCATGGGCTTCTGCAAGGAATACAACGCCCGCACCCAACAGATGATCGGGCAGGTCATTCCGGTTGAGATCTCCATCTACACCGACGGCTCTTTCACCTTTATCACCAAGACGCCGCCGGCCACCGACCTGATCAAAAAGGCGGCCGGGTTGGATAAGGGGAGCCCCGAACCCAACAAAACCAAGGTGGGTAAGTTGACCCGCCAGCAGGTTCGGGAAATTGCCGAGGTGAAGTTAAAGGACCTGCCGGGGGTCAGCCTCGAGAGCGCCATGCGCATGATCGAGGGGACGGCCCGCAGCATGGGTGTCACCATTCAGGACTGA
- the nusG gene encoding transcription termination/antitermination protein NusG — protein MESEQKQERPSSEIDIDAELAALDAEIAAQLDAEAEAEGPQPEWFVIHCYSGMENKVKKNIEHRAESMGMTDRILQVVVPTETEIEIRKGTRKEVERRVFPGYILVKMIMDEDSWYVVRNTPGVTGFVGMGNKPTPLRQEEVDKIMKRIESDEPRIKVSFQPGEHVRIMSGPFAEFSGVVDEIYPDKGKAKVLVSFFNRETPVEVDFLQLERDV, from the coding sequence GTGGAGAGTGAACAAAAACAAGAGCGGCCTTCATCTGAAATTGATATTGATGCGGAATTGGCAGCCCTGGACGCCGAGATAGCCGCCCAGTTGGACGCTGAAGCCGAGGCAGAGGGCCCCCAACCCGAGTGGTTTGTCATTCACTGCTACTCGGGGATGGAAAATAAGGTCAAAAAGAATATTGAACACCGGGCGGAGTCCATGGGGATGACCGACCGCATTTTGCAGGTTGTCGTACCCACCGAGACCGAAATCGAAATCCGGAAGGGAACCCGCAAGGAGGTGGAGCGGCGTGTTTTCCCCGGCTATATTTTGGTCAAGATGATCATGGACGAGGACTCCTGGTATGTGGTGCGCAACACCCCTGGCGTGACCGGTTTTGTGGGCATGGGCAACAAGCCGACTCCCTTGCGCCAGGAAGAGGTGGACAAGATCATGAAGCGCATCGAGTCCGACGAGCCGCGTATCAAGGTGAGCTTCCAGCCTGGGGAACACGTGCGCATCATGAGTGGCCCGTTCGCGGAATTCAGCGGCGTGGTGGACGAAATCTACCCTGACAAGGGCAAGGCCAAGGTCCTGGTGAGCTTTTTCAACCGGGAGACGCCCGTGGAAGTGGACTTCTTGCAGTTGGAGCGGGATGTCTAA